The region GATGAATGAAATCCTTCAAGAGGTAAGAGAAAACTTTGATTTCGTTATTTTTGATATGCCACCAGTAGTGGCAGTTACTGATGCACAAATCATGTCATCAAAAGTTGATGGTACTCTTATGGTTGTCAGAGAGGGTATCTCAAGAAAGGACACCCTATTTAAGGCTAAAAACTTACTTCAAATGGTAAATGCCAATGTCTTAGGAGTAATCTATAATGGTGCCAAGAATACTGCTGACCAAGGATACTATTATTACGGGGCTTAGTAGCTCAGGGGGGAGAAATTATGATTGACTTACACTGTCATATTTTACCTGGAGTAGATGATGGGGCTCAAACAATTGAAGACAGCATGGATATGGCTAACAAGGCTGTAAGCCAAGGTATTACCCATATCCTCTGTACTCCCCACCATAATAATGGTAAGTATGATAATAAAGCATCAAAGGTAATTCCAAGGGTCTTAGCCCTTCAAGAAGAGCTTGATAAAAGAGATATTCCACTAACGGTCCTAGAGGGACAAGAAGTCAGAATAACAGGTAGTTTGATTGAGGATATTGTCCGGGATGAAATTTTATTTACTGACCTAGACAACAAGTATATCCTTATCGAATTTCCAACCATCGATGTTCCAAGCTATTCGGAGCAAATTTTTGTTGACCTGATATCAAGGGGTCACACACCTGTAATTGTCCATCCTGAACGGAATGCGGTCTTTAGAGAAGATCCAAATAAATTGATTGATTTTCTTGATATGGGAGTATTAGCTCAACTTACGGCACCTAGCTATGTTGGGGTATTTGGTAAATCAATCCAAAAAACTGCAAAACTTATGGTCAAACATAATATGGTTCAAATGGTAGCTTCAGACGCCCACAATTTAAAGCACCGAAATTTTTATTTAAAAGAAGCCTATCAGGCGATAGAAAAAGATTTTGGTAAGAAAAAAGTTGAATACATGAAGCAGGTAGCAAAAGATCTTTTAAACGGAGATCCTGTAAGTAGACCTGAGTATTCAGAAATCAGAAAGAAAAAATTTGGTTTATTTTAGGAAGATGGGTGAGTTTTTATGAATGAAGATAAGCGTATAGCGAGTAATGATAAAGGAAAAGTAGCAGGTACAGGAGAACAAATTTGGATCAAGGCAAGAGAGCTTGATTCAAAGGAATCTTATAATCTTTTTAAAAGATTAGCAGATATTATTCTAAGCTCCTTTGGTCTACTTGTAGCCAGCCCTATCATTTTAATTGTGGCTATATCGATGAAGATAGAAGATTTTAATGGTCCTATTTTCTTTTCCCAAACTAGGGTTGGAAAAGATGAGGAAGAGTTTAAAATGTTCAAAATAAGGTCAATGTGTGTTGATGCTGAGAAAAAATTGGAAGATTTACTTCATAAGAATGAGGTTGATGGGGCCATGTTTAAGATGAAAGATGACCCACGAATCACTAAGATTGGTAAATTCATCCGTAAGACCAGTATTGACGAACTTCCACAGCTTTGGAATGTTTTAAAGGGCGACATGTCCCTAGTTGGGCCTAGACCTCCTCTACCAAGGGAGGTAGCTACTTACAGTGACTACGATAAACAGAGGCTCTTGGTTAAGCCAGGATGTACCGGTTGGTGGCAGGTAAACGAGCGTAATAGTACAGGTTTTGAAGGCATGCTTGATCGAGACTTGGAGTATATTCAAAGACGCTCGTTAGGCTTTGACCTTCTCATCATCGGGAAAACATTTTTGGTTATTCTTAAACCAAACGAAGGAATGTAAGGAAATATTTAGGAAGTATAATGAAAAATATTTATATAATCGGATCAAAGGGAATTCCTGCCAAATACGGTGGCTTTGAAACCTTTGTGGACAAACTTGTCCAAAATCAAAAGAGTGATCAAATTAAGTATCATGTTGCTTGTACCAGAGAAAATAGCCTTAAATCTAACATCACAGAGGATAACTTTACCTATCACGGGGCAGATTGTTTTAGTATTGATATCCCAAATATTGGGCCTGCAAAGGCCATTTATTATGATGTTGCTGCCTTAAATCACGCTATTAAATTAGCTGAAAAAAATCAGGATACAGATCCTATTTTCTATATCCTAGCTTGTAGGATTGGGCCCTTCATTGGAAGCTTCAAGAAGAAGATTGAAAAGATAGGTGGAAAGCTTTTCATCAATCCTGACGGTCATGAGTGGATGAGGGCCAAGTGGAGTTATCCAGTTAGAAGATACTGGAAGCTATCTGAAAAACTAATGGTCAAGCATGCAGATCTTTTAATCTGTGATAGTAAAAATATTGAAAAATATATTTTAGAAGACTACAAGGCTTATCACCCAAAAACAACTTACATTGCTTATGGGACTGATGTTGATAAGAGTAAGTTTGACTCAAACTCTAAAGACGTTATTGACTGGTTCAGCCAAAAAGATGTGACACCAGATAACTATTATTTGGTAGTGGGTCGTTTTGTTCCAGAAAACAACTATGAGACAATGATTCGTGAGTTCATGAAGTCTGATAGCAAAAAGGACTTTGTGCTGATTACAAATGTCGAAGAGAACAAGTTTTTCGATAAATTAAAGCAGGAGACTGGCTTTGATAAGGATTCAAGAATTAAGTTTGTTGGTACTGTTTATAATCAGGAGCTTCTAAAGTATATTAGGGAAAATGCCTTTGCTTACATTCATGGACATGAGGTTGGTGGAACTAACCCATCTCTTTTAGAGGCCCTTGCGTCAACCAAGCTAAATCTTCTACTAAATGTTGGATTTAACAGGGAGGTTGGAGAAGATGGTGCCCTTTACTGGGATAAGGACAACCTTAATCTTCTGATTAATGACCTTGAAAAAAATGTGACAGATTATTCTGGCCTAGAAGCTATCTCTAAAAAGACAATCGCAGATAGATTTTCATGGGACGGGATTGTTAGCAAGTATGAAGATTTATTTTTAAAAAATTAATAGGAATAATTTGTTTAAATAACATTATGATTTTATAATCAATAATTTTTATAAGCCGGATATGGGAGGAATTATTTCATCAGTAGCACAAATAGATAGGAGTTAGGCAGTTGTATTCATCAATTGTTTTGTGAGTATTTTATGAATTATCAAGAGACGCAATCGGATGGCAGACTATATTTTGATCAAACGACAGTTTTTATTATAGGATATGTTATTTGGTTATTTTCTTTTCTTATAGTAAAGACTGAGTTACTAAATATTTTTATTTTTATAGATAATTTTTCAAAACTTAGGTATTTAGGTTTAGGTATAATTGTTTTATCAACATTTATGAATGATAGGTTATATATTTACAAATATCTAACTTTATTTCCCATAGTTGCATTTTACATGGCTAATAATTATTTCAGAGCTGGGGAGACATATTTCTTGGATGTATCCATTCTTATATTGTTTTCAGTCAATTTGGATTTAAAGAAATTTTTAAAATATCACTTGTTATTTTTTACGATTTTTCATGTAGCAATAATTATGATGTCTTTAGTGGGTATTTTACCTGACATAGTTACTTACCGGGATAATGATATTAGGCACCAGTTAGGTTTTCAGTGGTCAACTTTTTCGGTTCAGGGACTACTTTATATCATCGCGGGTCTCATGGTTTATTTTAGGGAAAAAATTAGTTTCTGGGTCATAATTCTACTAGAAATAATCAATATATACTTATACAAGATGACTAGTACGAGAAGTCCGTTTATAATTATAACCCTGTTCCTTTTACTATATCTTGTTGTCAAATATTTTAAGATAGATTTAACGAAGATAAAATTATATAAGTTATTATTTCTTTTAGCCATTCCTATTTTGACTTTTTCTATTTATTACTTCAGTAAAAATGCGTTGGCATATCCAACGCTGGATAAATTATCATCGAATAGACTTTGGTTGGGATATAAGGCCTTAAGTAATTATAATATAAAACTTTTTGGTCAGAGGACATCTCTTGTACCGATACAAAATGTAGTTGGGGCCGAATATACCTTTGTAGATAGTAGTTATCTACAGTATCTTCTAAAGTTTGGAATAGTATCGTATATTTTATTTTTTAGTTCACTTTTTATTTTGCAGGTAAAGAGTTTGGTATGCAGAAATAGTTATTTTAGCATGGCTATATTACTAATTTTAGTTAACGGTTTACTAGATCCACAAGTACTAGATCCTTTTTATAATTTTTTAATTATATTTATGGGACATATGATAGGTAAAAATTCATCAATTTTTGGAGTTGAAGAAGAAAATTATGGAATTGATAAGAACCTGCTAGCAAGATAGGTAGTAAAACATTGATCGTCATATTTTTGTTTTTTAATCTTCTTCATCGTACACAATATACAGTAAAGGAATTGGTATCAATTCCTTTACTGTATATACATGATTAAACCGTTCCGAATAAGTTTAGAGTAATTATCAAAATATGTTTATATTGAAAGGTAAAAATGAAAAGTAAAAGAAATATTAATCTGGATATTATTAAGATAATTGCTACTGTGCAAGTTATCTGTTTACATAACAGTTCCAATGCCTTTATAATTGATAAGAATCATTGGCTCCAAAATAATAATGTAATTATTAATCAACTTTTATATTATTCAGGCACTATCGCAGTCCCTTTATTTTTTATGGTTAATGGTTATTTAATTTTAAACAGGGGAACTATTGACAGATACTACATTAGTAAAAAAATTATCTCAATTCTAAATGTGGTTGTCTTTTGGAATTTAATTGTTTTTGTAGCTAATCTGTTCAAGGGAAATATTAAAAATCCTATCAAATTAGTAATAGGTAGTTTGATTCAACGAGGATACTTATACCAATTTTGGTTTATGGGTAGTTTGATAATTATTAGTTTATTAGCTATTTTTCTGAATAGGATGCTAAAGAATCATGAAGAAAAGTATCTTATTTTATTAATATCTTTATTTGTTATATCAACGATAGTTGATATATATTCAAGATTTGTCCTGGTCTATCCCATGCAGTCTTATGTAATACAAACTTTCAGGTTATGGACTTGGTTGTTCTATTATATGTTGGGAGGACTAATAGGCAAGAAGAAAAAAAATATACAAAATTTTAGTTACCTGAATAATGGAATTTTATTGTCAATATTTACAGTTATCGTTATTTTTCTTGAGCCTATGATGGCCGTTCAAATAAAAATTCCATATGCAGAATATAATTATGACAATATATTGATTATTGTATGGAGTACTTGGTTCTTCTGTTATTTATTAAATAAACCCCTTAAAATTTCTAATAAATTTAATAATTTGATAATTAGTCTAAGTTCCGTTTCTATGGGAGTATATATAATTCATCCTACTATAATAAAAGTTCTTGGAAAATTGTTTAACACAAGCTTGCCTTTGAACAATATAATTTCCTTGCTTCTAACTATCTTCGTATCGTTTGCTACTGCATATGTTATATCTAAAATACCGTATGTTAATAGAAGTATTAGAATGTAAAAGGGTACTGTATGAAATTAATAAAAAACTACCTTTATAATATAGGTTATCAAATATTTATTCTTATAATTCCTCTGGTTACAGTTCCCTACATTGCACGTGTTTTGGGGGCTGAAGGGGTCGGGATTAATGCCTTTACCAATTCAATCATCCAGTACTTCATTTTATTTGGGAGTATTGGGGTTAACCTCTATGGAAATAGGACCATTGCCTATAATCGGGACAACAAGGAAAAGCTAAGCCAAAGTTTCTGGGAGATTACCTTCCTGCGTTTTATCTGCATCTTTGTAAGTTATGTCTGCTTTTTGATCTTTTTAGGTCTGGTATCAAACTTTAAGGTTTATTATTTCTACCAGTCTCTTTTAATCATTGCTGCAGCCTTTGACATCTCATGGTTCTTTATGGGAATTGAAGACTTTAAAAAGACCGTTTTAAGGAATATCTTAGTTAAACTCTTATCACTGGCTGCTATTTTTGCCTTTGTCAGAACAAGTCATGATACAGCTGCATATATTTTAATCTTGAGTTTATCTACTTTACTTGGTAATTTGACCCTTTGGCCCTATATTCGGAAGATGGTTTATCCGCCGAACTTTAAGGAGATGAATTTGAGGGTTCATTTGAGCCCTTCGATAAGTCTTTTTATCCCTCAAATTGCTACCCAGGTTTATTTGGTATTAAACAAAACCATGTTGGGCCTTGTTACAGGGGTTGAAAGTTCAGGCTACTATGAGAATACAGACAAGATTGTAAAAATTGTTCTGGCTGTTGTCACTGCTACAGGGACAGTTATGCTGCCACGGGTCGCAAATACCTTCGCCAGGGGTCAAAAAGATGAGGTCAAAAGATACTTATATACCTCCTTTGATTTTGTAAGTGCTATCTGCTTTCCCATGTCTCTTGGCCTTGCAGCCATCGCACCCAAGTTCTCAATCTGGTTTTTAACGGAAGATTTTGCCATTGTTGGAAAACTGCTACCGATTCTGAGCCTAATTGTCATCTTTATTGGTTGGAGTAATGTCTTAGGTACCCAGTATCTCTTACCAACCAACCAAACCAAGTATTTTACAATTTCAGTTGTTTCAGGAGCTTTTGTTAATTTACTACTAAATTTCATCATGATTAATTTGTGGGGAGTTTATGGAGCTGTGGTAGCAACTGTCTTATCTGAGATTATAGTAACCTTAGTTCAGCTTTATTATGTCAGATATACCCTTAACATTGCTTATCTATTCAAGGGTACTTGGAAGTATGTATTGGCATCTACTGCCATGATGTTTATGGTTCGTTTTATGAATGATATCATGCCAGGTAAGGCCTTCTACTTTATGATTCAAGTTTTCCTAGGGATTGTGATTTATGTCCTTCTGGTTGTAATTTTAAGGGCACCGATAATCCAAGAAGCTAAAAAAATGCTCAAAAAAATTTAAGGCAAGTAAACCGTCTACCCCAGCTGTAGGCGGTTTTTATATTTGAAAAATTTATATAAAAAGTTTATACTTACTGGAAAATTTAAGAAAATAGATGAGTTATTTCGTGAAATGAAAGGAAACAATGAAAAATTACCTTAAATATATCCTGGCCCTCCTTGTATCCATTGGTCTATCTTACCTCCTAATTCAGCATTTAGCCTATCCAACTTTAGCTGAATATCCACGCCTGGCAAGGATTATGGCCCGTTTTATCTACACCAAGCAAGTCCTGATTCTTATGACTAGCCTACTCATCTGGGTTTTATATATCCAGTGGGAGCTTAAAAAATTATTTGTTGTCTACATCTATATGGCAGCAACAGTCTATGTCTTCCTTTTATTTGTTGTCTTATTTACCAAGGCCGAACATTATCATGCCCTGTCTCTTGATCCCTTTGATTTTCTTAGAAATGTGACAGTAAAGGACTTGAGAGAGGCCTTGTTGAATTTGATTTACTTTATTCCCCTGGGGATAATCTATGGTTTTCATGCAAGGCCAAAAGAGTTTGTCTTTATCTCTCTTCTGACCCTTCTTGGAGTAGAAACCATCCAGTATCTTTTTTATCTTGGAACCTTTGGACTAAGCGATATCCTACTTAATTTTATGGGTTGTTCAATCGGCTACCTTATATTTGTTAAAAATAAAAATAAATTTACTATCATTTAGTTATGTATTATCATTTAACAAACATTGAATTATCATTAACATGTATGGTAAAATTGGGGAGGAAATTAACTAAGAATAGATTGTTTTGAGGAGTTTTTAATGGAGTTCAATACGAAGAATTACGATTATCTAATCGTTGGTGCAGGTCCTTATGGATCAATTTTTGCCCATGAAGCAGCACAGAGAGGGAAACGAAGCTTAATAATAGAGCGTCGTCCACATGTTGGTGGGAACATGTATACCTATAAGGATGAAGGTATTAATGTCCACGAGTACGGAGCACATATCTTCCATACCGACAACAAGGATGTCTGGGACTATGTAAATAGATTTACTAATTTTAATGGTTACATTAACCAAGTTGTAGCGAATTACAAGGACAAACTTTACAATCTTCCTTTCAATATGAACACCTTCTACCAGATGTGGGGCGTTAAGACTCCAGCAGAGGCTAAGGCAAAGATTGAGGAGCAGAAAAAAGAAGCAGGCATCATAGGAACACCAAAAAACCTTGAAGAACAAGCTATTTCTTTAATCGGTACCGATATTTATGAAAAATTAATTAAAGGCTACACTGAAAAACAATGGGGTCGTCTAGCAACTGAATTGCCGAGTTTTATTATTAGAAGGCTTCCAGTACGTTATATCTTTGACAACAACTATTTCAACCACCGTTACCAGGGAGTTCCAGTGGATGGATATACTGCAATTTTTGATAAGATGCTTGATTCAGACTTGATTGATGTTCAAACAGATACAGATTTCTTTGAAAATAAGGAAGCTTACTTAAAAGAGTTCCCTCGTATTGTTTATACAGGAATGATTGATCAATTCTTTGACTACAAACATGGGGAATTAGAGTACAGATCAGTTCGTTTTGAATCTGAAAAATTTGCGACTGACAACCAACAAGGAAATGCCGTAATTAACTATACAGAGCGTGAGGTTCCCTATACTCGTGTGATGGAATGGCGCCATTTTGACCAAAAGGGTAATGATGATGTAACCATCCTTACAAAAGAATATCCGCAAGATTGGGATCGTTCTAAGGAAGCCTACTATCCAGTAAATGACTTAAAAAACAGTGAAATCTTCAAAAAATACCGTAAAGAGGCCGATAAACTTGATAATGTAATCATGGGTGGACGTTTAGGTAACTATCAATACTATGACATGGATCAAGTATTCAATGCTGCTCTTAAAGAAGTAGAAAGAGAATTTGGTAAATAAGATGACAGTTTTAGTTTTAGGTGGAGCTGGCTACATTGGAAGCCACGCCGTTGACCAATTATTAGCAAAAGGTTATGAAGTAGCTGTTGTTGATAACCTATCAACAGGGCATATTAAATCCCTTCCAAAAGCTGTTCCCTTCTATAAAGGGGATATCAGGGATAAGGATTTCATGCGCGGGGTATTTAAAGAGGTTGCTAATATAGAAGGAATCATGCATTTTTGTGCCTCTTCTCTTGTGGGAGAGTCTATGGAAAATCCCCTTAAATACTTTGATAACAATACTTACGGGGCAATAGCTCTTCTTGAGGTTATGCAGGAATTTGATATCAGACATATCGTCTTTTCAAGTACAGCTGCAACCTTTGGAAAAGTTGAGACCATGCCTATATCGGAAGAAACTATGACTCTTCCGATTAATCCTTACGGACAAAGTAAGCTTATGATGGAGCAAATCATGAAGTGGCAAAGTGAGGCTACTGGCATGACTTATGTGGCACTAAGATACTTTAACGTAGCTGGGGCTAAAAGTGATGGCTCAATAGGTGAAGCACATACCTGCGAGACCCACCTAATTCCTCTTTTAATGCAAGTAGCCTTAGGAAAAAGAGAAAATATCCAAATTTATGGTAATGACTACAATACACCAGATGGAACAAATGTGCGTGATTATGTTCAAGTTGAAGATTTAATTGATGCTCATATCAAGGCCCTGGAATATTTAAAAGCAGGTGGTAAACCTCAGGTATTCAATCTTGGTAGCCAAAAGGGATTCTCTAATCTTGAGATTCTTGAAGCTGCTAGAAGGGTTACTGGTCATGCAATTCCAGCAGTTTTAGCTGACCGTAGACCAGGAGATCCAGACAGCTTATATACCTCAAGCCAAAAAGCTAAAGATATTTTAGGATGGTCACCATCTTATGAGAAGATTGATGATATCGTTCAAACGGCCTGGACTTGGCACAAAAAACATCCGAATGGATATGAAGATTAAAAAACAGGTGGTAATTTACCACCTGTTTTTTTAAATTGCAAAAAAATCAAGAAAACTAGTTGACAGCCCTTGCAAACTTTGATAGAATAATAACACTGTCAAGGACAGGTCAATTTGTGATTTAAGACTTTGAAAAAAGTTCAAAAACATATTGACAGAAAATCCAACAGATGGTAAACTAACAAAGTTGCTTAAGGGCAACACTTAGTTGGATAACTTGGTTAAACAACTAAGAAAAAAGTTAAAAAAGTAGTTGACAAAGACATTAAGTCATAGTAAACTATAAAAGTTGTCTGAGGGCAACAGTTCAAAACAAGCTTGAAAAAAACTTTAAAAAAGTGGTTGACAAGTAAAACAAGTTTTGATAAACTAATGAAGTTGTCTCGAAGGAGACAGCGATAGACCTTTGAAAACTGAACAAAGCAAAACGAACCAAATGTGCAGGGTGAATGTTTAGACATTCAACTGTCAATTTTGACAATAAATAAAGCAACAAAAGCGAGCTAGTGACTATTAATAGTCTGCTCATAATTTATATGAGAGTTTGATCCTGGCTCAGGACGAACGCTGGCGGCGTGCCTAATACATGCAAGTTGAGCGCTGAAATCTGGTACTTGTACTAGATGGATGAGCAGCGAACGGGTGAGTAACGCGTGGGTAACCTGCCTTATAGAGGGGGATAACTACTGGAAACGGTAGCTAATACCGCATAACACTTAGTATCACATGATACAGAGTTGAAAGTGCCAAATGGTACACTATGAGATGGACCCGCGTTGTATTAGCTAGTTGGTGAGGTAAAGGCTCACCAAGGCGATGATACATAGCCGACCTGAGAGGGTGATCGGCCACACTGGGACTGAGACACGGCCCAGACTCCTACGGGAGGCAGCAGTAGGGAATCTTCGGCAATGGACGAAAGTCTGACCGAGCAACGCCGCGTGAGTGAAAAAGGTTTTCGGATCGTAAAACTCTGTTGTAAGAGAAGAACACCAGAAAGAGTGGAAAGCTTTCTGGCTGACGGTATCTTACCAGAAAGCCACGGCTAACTACGTGCCAGCAGCCGCGGTAATACGTAGGTGGCAAGCGTTGTCCGGATTTATTGGGCGTAAAGCGAGCG is a window of Streptococcaceae bacterium ESL0729 DNA encoding:
- a CDS encoding glycosyltransferase family 1 protein, whose amino-acid sequence is MKNIYIIGSKGIPAKYGGFETFVDKLVQNQKSDQIKYHVACTRENSLKSNITEDNFTYHGADCFSIDIPNIGPAKAIYYDVAALNHAIKLAEKNQDTDPIFYILACRIGPFIGSFKKKIEKIGGKLFINPDGHEWMRAKWSYPVRRYWKLSEKLMVKHADLLICDSKNIEKYILEDYKAYHPKTTYIAYGTDVDKSKFDSNSKDVIDWFSQKDVTPDNYYLVVGRFVPENNYETMIREFMKSDSKKDFVLITNVEENKFFDKLKQETGFDKDSRIKFVGTVYNQELLKYIRENAFAYIHGHEVGGTNPSLLEALASTKLNLLLNVGFNREVGEDGALYWDKDNLNLLINDLEKNVTDYSGLEAISKKTIADRFSWDGIVSKYEDLFLKN
- a CDS encoding acyltransferase encodes the protein MKSKRNINLDIIKIIATVQVICLHNSSNAFIIDKNHWLQNNNVIINQLLYYSGTIAVPLFFMVNGYLILNRGTIDRYYISKKIISILNVVVFWNLIVFVANLFKGNIKNPIKLVIGSLIQRGYLYQFWFMGSLIIISLLAIFLNRMLKNHEEKYLILLISLFVISTIVDIYSRFVLVYPMQSYVIQTFRLWTWLFYYMLGGLIGKKKKNIQNFSYLNNGILLSIFTVIVIFLEPMMAVQIKIPYAEYNYDNILIIVWSTWFFCYLLNKPLKISNKFNNLIISLSSVSMGVYIIHPTIIKVLGKLFNTSLPLNNIISLLLTIFVSFATAYVISKIPYVNRSIRM
- the galE gene encoding UDP-glucose 4-epimerase GalE, with protein sequence MTVLVLGGAGYIGSHAVDQLLAKGYEVAVVDNLSTGHIKSLPKAVPFYKGDIRDKDFMRGVFKEVANIEGIMHFCASSLVGESMENPLKYFDNNTYGAIALLEVMQEFDIRHIVFSSTAATFGKVETMPISEETMTLPINPYGQSKLMMEQIMKWQSEATGMTYVALRYFNVAGAKSDGSIGEAHTCETHLIPLLMQVALGKRENIQIYGNDYNTPDGTNVRDYVQVEDLIDAHIKALEYLKAGGKPQVFNLGSQKGFSNLEILEAARRVTGHAIPAVLADRRPGDPDSLYTSSQKAKDILGWSPSYEKIDDIVQTAWTWHKKHPNGYED
- a CDS encoding sugar transferase; the encoded protein is MNEDKRIASNDKGKVAGTGEQIWIKARELDSKESYNLFKRLADIILSSFGLLVASPIILIVAISMKIEDFNGPIFFSQTRVGKDEEEFKMFKIRSMCVDAEKKLEDLLHKNEVDGAMFKMKDDPRITKIGKFIRKTSIDELPQLWNVLKGDMSLVGPRPPLPREVATYSDYDKQRLLVKPGCTGWWQVNERNSTGFEGMLDRDLEYIQRRSLGFDLLIIGKTFLVILKPNEGM
- a CDS encoding tyrosine protein phosphatase, coding for MIDLHCHILPGVDDGAQTIEDSMDMANKAVSQGITHILCTPHHNNGKYDNKASKVIPRVLALQEELDKRDIPLTVLEGQEVRITGSLIEDIVRDEILFTDLDNKYILIEFPTIDVPSYSEQIFVDLISRGHTPVIVHPERNAVFREDPNKLIDFLDMGVLAQLTAPSYVGVFGKSIQKTAKLMVKHNMVQMVASDAHNLKHRNFYLKEAYQAIEKDFGKKKVEYMKQVAKDLLNGDPVSRPEYSEIRKKKFGLF
- the glf gene encoding UDP-galactopyranose mutase produces the protein MEFNTKNYDYLIVGAGPYGSIFAHEAAQRGKRSLIIERRPHVGGNMYTYKDEGINVHEYGAHIFHTDNKDVWDYVNRFTNFNGYINQVVANYKDKLYNLPFNMNTFYQMWGVKTPAEAKAKIEEQKKEAGIIGTPKNLEEQAISLIGTDIYEKLIKGYTEKQWGRLATELPSFIIRRLPVRYIFDNNYFNHRYQGVPVDGYTAIFDKMLDSDLIDVQTDTDFFENKEAYLKEFPRIVYTGMIDQFFDYKHGELEYRSVRFESEKFATDNQQGNAVINYTEREVPYTRVMEWRHFDQKGNDDVTILTKEYPQDWDRSKEAYYPVNDLKNSEIFKKYRKEADKLDNVIMGGRLGNYQYYDMDQVFNAALKEVEREFGK
- a CDS encoding flippase, which translates into the protein MKLIKNYLYNIGYQIFILIIPLVTVPYIARVLGAEGVGINAFTNSIIQYFILFGSIGVNLYGNRTIAYNRDNKEKLSQSFWEITFLRFICIFVSYVCFLIFLGLVSNFKVYYFYQSLLIIAAAFDISWFFMGIEDFKKTVLRNILVKLLSLAAIFAFVRTSHDTAAYILILSLSTLLGNLTLWPYIRKMVYPPNFKEMNLRVHLSPSISLFIPQIATQVYLVLNKTMLGLVTGVESSGYYENTDKIVKIVLAVVTATGTVMLPRVANTFARGQKDEVKRYLYTSFDFVSAICFPMSLGLAAIAPKFSIWFLTEDFAIVGKLLPILSLIVIFIGWSNVLGTQYLLPTNQTKYFTISVVSGAFVNLLLNFIMINLWGVYGAVVATVLSEIIVTLVQLYYVRYTLNIAYLFKGTWKYVLASTAMMFMVRFMNDIMPGKAFYFMIQVFLGIVIYVLLVVILRAPIIQEAKKMLKKI
- a CDS encoding VanZ family protein, with product MKNYLKYILALLVSIGLSYLLIQHLAYPTLAEYPRLARIMARFIYTKQVLILMTSLLIWVLYIQWELKKLFVVYIYMAATVYVFLLFVVLFTKAEHYHALSLDPFDFLRNVTVKDLREALLNLIYFIPLGIIYGFHARPKEFVFISLLTLLGVETIQYLFYLGTFGLSDILLNFMGCSIGYLIFVKNKNKFTII